In the genome of Raphanus sativus cultivar WK10039 chromosome 4, ASM80110v3, whole genome shotgun sequence, one region contains:
- the LOC130510544 gene encoding protein LITTLE ZIPPER 2-like: MCLRSSESFPDTRTPTMTSAWCHNKRKLKTQTHLRVLNLTRRRRILREEKEMEMRNMKLFLENQSIIRENEALKKKALLLHQENNALFSLLHP; the protein is encoded by the exons ATGTGTCTGAGATCTTCAGAATCATTCCCGGACACACGCACACCCACGATGACATCAGCTTGGTGCCACAACAAACGTAAACTTAAGACACAAACCCATCTCCGTGTCCTTAATCTCACCAG GAGGAGAAGAATACTTAGGGAAGAGAAGGAGATGGAGATGAGAAACATGAAGCTCTTTCTAGAGAATCAAAGCATTATACGAGAGAACGAGGCTTTAAAGAAGAAAGCACTTCTTCTCCACCAAGAAAACAAtgctctcttctctctgctTCATCCATAA
- the LOC108853974 gene encoding 4-hydroxy-tetrahydrodipicolinate synthase 1, chloroplastic, with the protein MTALKGYGLISVDSALHFPRPHQLEGYKRKNARWVSPKAAVVPNFHLPMRSLEDKNRTNTEDIRSLRVITAIKTPYLPDGRFDLEAYDELVNTQILKGAEGVIVGGTTGEGQLMSWDEHIMLIGHTVNCFGARIKVIGNTGSNSTREAIHATEQGFAVGMHAALHINPYYGKTSVEGMTAHFQTVLHMGPTIIYNVPGRTNQDIPPQVIFKLSRNVNLAGVKECVGNERVEEYTEKGIVVWSGNDDQCHDSRWDHGGTGVISVVSNLVPGLVRKLMFEGRNSALNAKLLPLVDWVFQEPNPIGVNTALAQLGVARPVFRLPYVPLPVSKRVEFVKLVEEIGREHFVGERDVQVLDDDDFILIGRY; encoded by the exons ATGACAGCTTTGAAAGGTTACGGCTTGATTTCCGTTGACTCTGCCCTCCATTTCCCTCGTCCACATCAACTCGAGGGCTACAAGAG AAAGAATGCGAGATGGGTCTCTCCAAAAGCAGCTGTAGTACCAAACTTCCATCTCCCTATGCGCAGTCTCGAAGACAAAAACAG GACAAACACAGAAGACATAAGATCCCTTAGAGTGATCACAGCCATCAAAACACCGTATCTCCCCGACGGTAGATTCGACCTCGAAGCATACGACGAGCTAGTCAACACACAGATACTCAAAGGCGCTGAAGGCGTGATCGTCGGTGGCACAACCGGGGAAGGCCAGCTGATGAGCTGGGACGAACACATAATGCTCATAGGCCACACCGTGAACTGCTTCGGCGCAAGGATCAAAGTCATTGGCAACACCGGAAGCAATTCCACCAGGGAAGCTATACACGCCACCGAGCAAGGGTTCGCCGTGGGGATGCACGCCGCTCTCCACATCAACCCTTACTACGGCAAAACATCTGTAGAAGGCATGACTGCTCACTTTCAAACCGTGCTTCACATGGGACCGACGATTATATACAACGTCCCGGGTCGTACGAATCAGGATATACCTCCACAGGTTATCTTTAAACTCTCTAGGAACGTGAATCTAGCTGGTGTTAAGGAGTGTGTGGGTAATGAACGTGTTGAGGAGTATACCGAGAAGGGTATCGTTGTGTGGAGTGGGAATGATGATCAGTGCCATGACTCTAGATGGGATCATGGAGGGACTGGAGTTATATCGGTTGTTAGCAACTTGGTTCCGGGGTTGGTTAGGAAGCTTATGTTTGAAGGTAGAAACTCTGCGTTGAACGCAAAGCTTCTGCCTTTGGTGGATTGGGTGTTCCAGGAACCGAATCCTATTGGGGTTAACACAGCTTTGGCTCAGCTTGGAGTTGCTAGGCCGGTGTTTAGGTTACCTTATGTGCCGTTGCCTGTGTCCAAAAGGGTTGAGTTTGTTAAACTTGTGGAGGAGATTGGAAGGGAGCATTTTGTAGGGGAGAGGGATGTTCAGGtgcttgatgatgatgacttcATATTAATCGGTCGGTACTAG